The window TTTCGTATATTTCACCCCACGACAGCGCTTCAACCGCCTCTTCAAGATCTCCAGATGGGAGGTTTCCGACACCAACGAGTGCTTCAGCGTGGGCGGGAGCAGGCATTACCCACAGCTCTTCCTCACCGCCGTTCGATTCGTAGTACGTTTCTGTGGCAGGGTGACCGCTCAGGTAATCGATAAGGAAGTTTGCATCAAGAACCCTCATGTATCCTCGCCTAACCGTCGCATCCGCTCTTTCCGCTTCTCTTTTGACTTCTCGCGCTTGTTTCGAATCCAGTCGGCGTCTTCATCAGAGAGAATCCCGAACCCGTCGTAGAAGTCAGCATCTTCGCTCTCATCAAGGACGCGTTCGAGCACGTCGTTGAACGATTCGCCCTCACGCCGACGACGGTCAAGCTGTCGCTTCACTCGATCGCTAACTCGTATCTGCTCATCAGCGGTCGCCATTGGTATGTCAACGTTGGCGTTGACATTGGTTAATCCTTGTCGGGGTGGAGTCGGTATGCCGACTTATTAAATAAGTTGTGAATCATACTGCATACACACACACCCGGGGTGTGTGTCTCCAAGAAAGTGCTTCTCTAGGCATCCAAAGATCTAGAGCAACTGCTGGTGTTACACTCGACACCCAGAGGGGTGTACTATTTTCTTCCCTCTTGGGAACACTCTCTACTATTGTTGCCGTATAGACTCTACTAACGGCAGAATCAATCGTTTACACTCGACAGTTGGGGTGTCTCACCCGAACTTACGGACTGGTAGATCCCTAGAATATCTAAATAAGGGTCTGAATGGTGTGATACGCGATTTAATGCCTATTTACACTCGACACCTGGGGTGTTCCTTGATTCGGGTACGAGCGAATGCCTATGCGTGGAGGTGTCGAATCATTCACTCTGTTCAGTCTTATTCCCGCTCACTCAGCATCGCAGAGTTGACCACATGAGGGAGTGTGCGGCGACATTGACGACATGGGAGTGGTCCACGACATGGACAACGTAAGGTTCTGGTTTCAGTCTGACTCGTCTAATGCCCCGCTTTTGCCCTTCTATGAAACTAGCCTAATGATGTTCTATTGATTAGCTTCTATGCCCTTATTGTGTCTAATTATATTAAATATGTCACCAGTTGGCACTGTCGATATACCTCCCAACTGCGGTAATTTCTGATATACGGTTTGGAAACTCTGCGGCTGATAGACTAGTTAACGAAGTTACTGGTTAATGAACTAATATATGTTTCTATTAGCATTAGAATTTATGCGGCTCGAAAATTAAGGCATTATCGAGTAACACTACCTATCACAATCTAGAACTCTTAATTTTGTTCACAAGTTTTTTGATAGCCCCACTGTCAACACGTGCTGGTGGATTCAGGGCAGAATTCACTATAAGTGTGAGAAAACTAATACAAAAACGGTAGCAGATCACCCGTGGGGCATCAGTGGACAAGCAAGACGCTCGAAACAGAGATATCTATGTCAGCACGAACTAACGCATCGAACGAATCGACTTCACGACCAACACTCTACAGTCACGCAAAGCGCCGGTTCGCCGAAGCGTGGCTCACGCCCGGTGTGCGACCGGCAACGCAGTTGCTGTTGATCCTCACGCTATTTGCTGGCTCTGCGATGGGCCAAACCGATGTCGGGAACATATACTGTGGCACTGCTGTCGAAGACGGCGTCAACGTCGTCTTTGGGGCACTGGCTGGCCTTGGTCTGCCGGCGACGATGGTCTTCGTCGGTCGCAGTGGACTCTCATACATGCGTGCGTCGGGGAACCCGAACCAGCAAAACGAGGCTCGCCGGGATCTTATCCTCTCGCTGGTCGGCCTCGGCGTCGTTGTGCTGGCAATCGTGGCTCCAGAGCTTATCACGAAGTTCGGGAACAACGTTGGCTTCGGCTTCTCGGACTGCGTGACGCCATTCTAAACGATGCCACCACTCCGCTCACTGCTGGTGATCGCGGCCTTTTGCTCGCTGCTCTTGACAGTCGCAGCTGCGGGGTCTGCGTCTGCTGGTAGCAACCCAGTCCAGATTGAGCGGGGGACGGCACACACCCTCACCGGTTCGAGCCACGGTGGCGCGGGGGTACTACAACAAAACGCCACCGCACCGAATGGCTCCAGCGGAGAGGGAACGGAAGCGAACGACACTGAAACCAACGAGTCCAGTGCCCGAGGCCCAGCGGCCAACGGAACGGCAGCCAACGAAACCGGGGGCAACGAGTCCGTCGACCGAGGGCCAG is drawn from Haloarcula sp. H-GB4 and contains these coding sequences:
- a CDS encoding antitoxin VapB family protein, which produces MATADEQIRVSDRVKRQLDRRRREGESFNDVLERVLDESEDADFYDGFGILSDEDADWIRNKREKSKEKRKERMRRLGEDT
- a CDS encoding PIN domain-containing protein, with translation MRVLDANFLIDYLSGHPATETYYESNGGEEELWVMPAPAHAEALVGVGNLPSGDLEEAVEALSWGEIYEINEELSVEAGRISAEVGPQGPYLDDVDALVAAVGRELDATVVSADGDLTHEETKQVVDVEEYR